The region CGTCATTTCTTGTGGGAGGTTCCGTCTCTTACCTTTACTATGGAAACAGGATATTCCAGCTTCCACTCGGTCTTTTTGCTATAGGTCTTGGGAATGCTCTTTTAGTATCTCTGTCAAGATACTTCTCGGAAAAAGATATGGATGGTTTTTACAGAGATCTTAACAACGGTATCAAGCTTGCTATCTTTATATCAATTCCAGCTACTGTTGGAATGATCGTACTGGGAAAGGAGATCATACAGCTTCTTCTTATGAGAGGAGAGTTCAGAGAAAGCGATACCTTAATGACGTATTATGCTCTTGTTGGATACTCTATCGGTCTTACAGGTTATGCGTTGACCAGACCTTTTAAAAGTGCTTTTTTTGCTGTTGGAGATATGAAAACCCCGTTAAACTCAACTGTTTTTGGTCTTGGTGTGAGTATAATTTTTGCCGTTTTACTTGGGTTTCTTATGAAATGGGGCGTTTTTGGCCTTGCAACAGCCTCATCAATAGGTGGAATGGCTGGACTTTTTTACCTTTATAAAAGATCTGATTTTAAGATTAACAGAAATGATATTGTGATAACGATGATAAAGGTTGTTACATCCTCACTTTTTATGGCCTTTGCTGTTTATATATTTAAAGAGGCTGTACCTTCTATCATCATTCAGGTTTTTGGAGGTGTTCTTGTAGGGATTGTCGTTTACTTTTTATCTTCTTACATTCTCAGGGAAAGCAGTTTTATCTTTTTTATTAAAACGATTGGAAAAAAACTTTAATATTAATTATCATTAATAGTTGAAACGAAATATTTTTATATACTACCGTAGAATAGAAAAATTTAAACTATAAACTGATTAATAATGGGAAAGATATCCAAAAAAATCTTTATTCTTATATTTGTTCTGATAGGTCTGATTCTCATAAATAATGTCTTTCTTTTTTTCATGATGAACAATATAAAAAAGTCAAGTGAGGTTATAAATCTATCCGGAAAGATAAGGGGGAATATACAGAGAATAGTTAAACTTTCCTTAACGGAATCACCACCTGAAAAGCTGATAGATATAGTTGATTTTTATATGAGAAATCTTGTTGAGAAGGAGAAATATCTGTATCTTCCGTTCTCTTCAGGACATTCTGAGGCAGGTAAACTGAAGAAATGCTGGGAAGATGTTAAAGAGCTTATATATGATGGAGCTGATCCAGAGAGGTTGATAGGTGTTTCTGAGAGATGCTGGTATATGGCAAATGAGATTACGTATAGGTATCAGAAACTATCAGAGGAGAATATCAGTTATTTCATCGTGATCTTCAGTATAAACGGTATTATTACATTTCTTGTGCTGGGAATACTTGTCATTATCGCTAAAAAAGAGGTTAAAGGAAAGCTTGAGTTCCAGGCTCATTATGATCCACTTACAAAGGTACTTAACAGAAGATCATTTATAGCGATATACAACTCAATTATAAACAGAAATGATATATTCCCTGCATCATTAATGATAATGGATATAGACGATTTTAAAAAGATAAATGACACGTACGGTCATAATGTTGGTGATAAGGTTCTAAAAAAGATAGTTGATGTTATAAAAAGCAATATCAGAAAAAAGGACCTTTTTGTAAGATGGGGTGGAGAGGAGTTTATAATATTTTTCCCTGAAACTGATATCGATCAGGCCAGGGTTGTTGCAGAAAAGATAAGAAGACTGATAGAGAATATAAAATTTGAGGAGAACTTTAATGTTACTGTAAGTATAGGAATAACAGAGCTGAAAAAAGGAGAGTTTCTTGTTGAGGTTATAAAAAGGGCCGATAGAGCCCTTTATAGAGCGAAGAAGAATAATAAAAACAGGGTTGAGATCGTTATTGACTGATTCTGCACTCTTTAAGCAGCTGTTTCACGTCACCTTCCATAAGTATCCTTATTATATTTGTTGAACCTGGTATGCTTCCAACATATCCTATTAGCGTTATAACTATCTCATCAGTTCTGTAATCCTCTGTGTATGCCTTTCCTATGAACTCACACAGCATCCTGTCTGTATCTTTTTCCTCCTTAATTATCATATAGGGTTTTACTCCCCAGACAATATTGAGTCTTCTGAGGGTTTTTTCGTCATGTGTTAGAGCAAGAACAGGACATTTAGGTCTGAACTTCGCTACATTTCTTACAGTTCTGCCTGTTTTTGTGAAAACGGCTATGGCTTTTCCGTTCAGATTTTTTGCAAGAGAGTTACTTGCGTAAGCTACAGAAAGAGAAGGGTCTGTAGGTGCATGCTCTTTTTCTGTAAAGAATGGATACACTTTTTCCGTTTCACAGATTGTTCTCTCCATAACTTTAACAGCCTCTAAAGGATACTTCCCTACTGTTGTTTCATCTGAGAGCATAACAGCATCTGTTCCATCAAGAACAGCATTTGCTATATCTGAAACCTCAGCCCTTGTAGGCCTTGGAGATGATACCATTGATGTCAGCATCTGTGTCGCCGTTATGACAGGTTTTCCCTTCTCGTTAGCTTTCTTTATTATCATCTTCTGGAGAACAGGAACCTTTTCCATATCTATCTCAACACCGAGGTCTCCCCTTGCCACCATTATTCCGTCTGCCTCTTCTATTATCCGGTCTATATTCTCAATAGCTTCATGCTTCTCTATCTTTGCAAATAAAGGTGTATCTCCTCCGTAGGATCTTATTATCTCCTTTGCCTGTATCACATCTTCAGCTGTTTTAACAAAAGATAGAGCTATAAGATCAATATCTTCCTCTATGGCAAACTTGATATCCTTTTTGTCCTTTTCAGTTATTGATGGTATGTTAAGCCTTACATTTGGGAAGTTAACCCCTTTCTTTGAAGAAACCATCCCACCTACGATAACCTTTGCTGTTATTCCCTCATCGTCTTTGTCAACAACCTGAAGCCTTATTGATCCATCAGATATGTATATATAACTACCCTTCTCAAGCTGATCTAAAACCTCAGGATAGTTTATGCTTATTCTTTCTTTGTTTCCTATAACCTCTTCTTTTACTATCCTTATCCTGTCTTCAAAATGGAGGTAAAAAGGTTCCTCAACAACACCAATTCTTATCTTTGGTCCTGAAAGATCCTGAAGAACAGCGATAGGTTTTCCAAGTTTTTCGGATATGCTCCTTACTTTTTTCAGATTCTGTAGATGTGTTTCGTGATCCCCATGTGAGAAGTTGAATCTGAAAACATCAACTCCAGAGAGGATAAGCTTCTCTATCATCTCTTCGGAGCTTGTTGCAGGACCGAGTGTGGCAACTATTTTTGTCCTTCTCATTCTTTACCTCTTTATATGTTATTGAAAATATAACAATAATCATATATATTCTTAATATTCGTCATTATATTTATAACACAAAATAAACAAGGAGAGGTTGTTACATTGCTTAAAAGCAATGATGTAAAAAGGAGAAATACTTACCAGAGGAAGATTATTCTTGATATCCTGAGATCTACAAACATTCATCCTACAGCAGACTGGATTTATGAGCAGGCCAGAAAGGAAATCCCTAATATAAGCCTCGGAACTGTATACAGAAATCTGAAGATACTTAAAGAGAGCGGACAGATTATTGAGATTAACGACGGAAAGCAGAGTAGATTTGATGGAAGGATTGATGAACACTATCACTTCAAGTGTATATCCTGCGAAAGGATCTTTGATGTTGAAAAGGAAGATATCTCAGGACTGAAAGTAAACAGCAAAAAGTTTACAGTTCATAGAATTGATATCCTCATAACAGGTGTATGTAACCTGTGTAATGGAGACAACTGATAGATGAAAAAGATAGTCAGTCCTATAAACAGCAGGCCTGACAGACTTCCTCCTGGTCAGCACTGGACAAACAAGTTGCATGTCCTTGGCATATCAGACCCTCCTGATACAGATCTTTCACATTACAGACTGAGAATATTCGGTGAGGTTGAGGAAGAGATTGTTCTTACATGGGAAGATATACTTGACCTTGAGAAAGTAAATCTTATAGCTGACTTTCACTGTGTGACAAGATGGAGCTGCCCTGATGTCTCATGGACAGGATTTCAGTCTTTAGAGATAAAAAAACTGGTAAAGATAAAAGATACAGCTAAGGCTGTTATGATACACTCACTGGACGGTTATACAACAAACATCCCTCTGGAATACTTTTTTGATGAAGATGTTATATTTGCATACAGGCTTTTTGATAAACCTCTCCCTGCCGATCATGGATTTCCGCTGAGACTCGTTGTTCCGAAACTTTATGCATGGAAAAGTGCAAAACATGTTTCAGGAATAGAGTTTTTAAGTGAGAACAGACCTGGTTTCTGGGAACAGAGAGGATACCATATTCTTGGTGATCCATGGAAAGAACAGAGATACTCAGTTTGAAAACTTTGGAAGCGGTAAAGGAAGAACTTTTTAATCTTATATCCATCCCAAGTCACAGAGAGTTCAGCAAGATCCTGGAATATCTTGAGAAAAGACTTGATTATATACAATTTGAGAAACAGCCTGTAAAGGATAAGGACTACAATCTTATAAGTATAGACCCATCAAGGCCGGTTCTTATAAACACACATGTTGATACAGTTCCACCTATCAGGATGAAGAATCCTTTTAAACCTGTTGAGATAGATGGGAAGATATACGGGAGAGGTGCAGCTGATACAAAAGGTCTTATAGCTTCACTTATAGTGGCCCTTGATCTTTTCAGGGATAGATATCCGGATAGAGAGATACCTGTATCTTTGGCCTTTACTGTAGATGAAGAGCAGAACTCAGCCCTCGGTTCTGAAGTTCTTGTTAATAATCTGGAAGGTATTGATTATGCCGTAGTTCTTGAACCTACTTACGGAAAGATATGTGTAAAACAGATGGGAACTGTAGAGTTTAAGCTTAAAGTTAAGTCAGATTCATACCATGCATCTGAGTTTGAAAGGGCGGATAATCCCGTTAAAAAAGTATTTTCAGCCATTAAGAGGATAGAATCAAGGCTTGGAAGAGAGGTAAATATACTCAGTTTCAGATCAGGATGGGAGCATTACGCAACACCGGATGAAGCTGAGGTTCTTGCTGAGATAAAGGTTTATGAAGGTGAAAAGGCAGATCAACTTGAAAAGTTAATAAAGGGAACTGTTGAAAAGGAACTTGATGTAAATTACAAAGGTATTGATAAAGAAGACTTTATATCATTTCCAGAAGGGTTTATCTTCAGAAAGCTGTGTCAGGCGTACAGGGCAGTAATAGGAAAAGAGCCTCAAACAGGTGTTATGCCTTCCTGGACAGATGCTGCGAACTTCAAAAAAGCTGGGATAGAGTGTGTTATATTTGGATTTGGAAGCCTTGCTGACTGTCATACGGAAAGGGAATACATAACGGTAGAGGAGCTTAAATCCAATACAGCTGTCCTTTACTCCCTTCTTACCATTCTCAGCCAGTCACGGTAGCTTTCCTCTATCTTGAAGCCGTATTTTTTGTAAAACTCTATAGCTTTCCTGTTTTTTCTTCCGACCCACAATCCTATCTCTTTTTTTCCTTTTTCTTTAAGATGTTTTAATGCCTCTTCAAGAAGAGTTTTTCCTATACCTTTTCCCCAGAACTTTTTTCTTACAGCAAGTTCGTGAATCTCTCCAACATCACGTCCGTAAAGATCTTTCCAGTTTGCATCTGCAACAACAAATCCTGCGATCTCTCCGTTATAAAATGCAACTTTGAATAAGGTGGAATGGTTCTTAAGCCAGTTTATATACCTTTTGGCACTTTTATAAGATGGCTCTCCATACTCCGGTAGATCAAGATATGCCTCAAAAAGTGCATTTATAAGCTCTTTTTTATAACTGTCACTGTAATTTTTAAGCTTTACCTTATCTTTTTCTTGAAAATTTCCCTTTTTTTCCATAATTTCTATTAATATTCGCTGTTTTTATATAAATTTGCCTTTATACAGTATTTTTAATATAATGATAACCTGAATAATTCAACAATTTTATAAAAAATTCGCAAAAAATCAGAATAGCTCTAAATTTTCTAATAATTAGCTTTTTAGGAGGTAGTATATATGAGATATAGAAGCTATACGGTAAAAAATTTCAGAACAATACCCCAGGTTGAGAAATATCTAACGGAAAAACAGAAATTTGATATAGAGGTTGTAGGTCAGGTATTTCCTTTTAAGGTTAATAACTACGTGATAGATCAGCTTATA is a window of Persephonella marina EX-H1 DNA encoding:
- the murJ gene encoding murein biosynthesis integral membrane protein MurJ; translated protein: MKRDRFVLNTAVFSAATFISRILGYIRDAVIAFIFGANPLTDAFFVAWRLPNTLRQLIGEGSFNAVFIPIYTEEKKISEESANRYASSLFTYYTLLISLITVFVILFADFFVRIIAPGFVEKGNFEEAVNLVRMVFPYLILVGWVSFFMALLNMRDRFFIPAVSPALLNLSFIISALFLSQYYGIYALAIGAISGGILQVLLQILFAYREGIRLGFSFRFHQRIKETFKRMIPAFSSFGVSQFAFVIDTVIASFLVGGSVSYLYYGNRIFQLPLGLFAIGLGNALLVSLSRYFSEKDMDGFYRDLNNGIKLAIFISIPATVGMIVLGKEIIQLLLMRGEFRESDTLMTYYALVGYSIGLTGYALTRPFKSAFFAVGDMKTPLNSTVFGLGVSIIFAVLLGFLMKWGVFGLATASSIGGMAGLFYLYKRSDFKINRNDIVITMIKVVTSSLFMAFAVYIFKEAVPSIIIQVFGGVLVGIVVYFLSSYILRESSFIFFIKTIGKKL
- a CDS encoding GGDEF domain-containing protein, whose product is MGKISKKIFILIFVLIGLILINNVFLFFMMNNIKKSSEVINLSGKIRGNIQRIVKLSLTESPPEKLIDIVDFYMRNLVEKEKYLYLPFSSGHSEAGKLKKCWEDVKELIYDGADPERLIGVSERCWYMANEITYRYQKLSEENISYFIVIFSINGIITFLVLGILVIIAKKEVKGKLEFQAHYDPLTKVLNRRSFIAIYNSIINRNDIFPASLMIMDIDDFKKINDTYGHNVGDKVLKKIVDVIKSNIRKKDLFVRWGGEEFIIFFPETDIDQARVVAEKIRRLIENIKFEENFNVTVSIGITELKKGEFLVEVIKRADRALYRAKKNNKNRVEIVID
- the pyk gene encoding pyruvate kinase, with protein sequence MRRTKIVATLGPATSSEEMIEKLILSGVDVFRFNFSHGDHETHLQNLKKVRSISEKLGKPIAVLQDLSGPKIRIGVVEEPFYLHFEDRIRIVKEEVIGNKERISINYPEVLDQLEKGSYIYISDGSIRLQVVDKDDEGITAKVIVGGMVSSKKGVNFPNVRLNIPSITEKDKKDIKFAIEEDIDLIALSFVKTAEDVIQAKEIIRSYGGDTPLFAKIEKHEAIENIDRIIEEADGIMVARGDLGVEIDMEKVPVLQKMIIKKANEKGKPVITATQMLTSMVSSPRPTRAEVSDIANAVLDGTDAVMLSDETTVGKYPLEAVKVMERTICETEKVYPFFTEKEHAPTDPSLSVAYASNSLAKNLNGKAIAVFTKTGRTVRNVAKFRPKCPVLALTHDEKTLRRLNIVWGVKPYMIIKEEKDTDRMLCEFIGKAYTEDYRTDEIVITLIGYVGSIPGSTNIIRILMEGDVKQLLKECRISQ
- a CDS encoding Fur family transcriptional regulator, encoding MLKSNDVKRRNTYQRKIILDILRSTNIHPTADWIYEQARKEIPNISLGTVYRNLKILKESGQIIEINDGKQSRFDGRIDEHYHFKCISCERIFDVEKEDISGLKVNSKKFTVHRIDILITGVCNLCNGDN
- a CDS encoding sulfite oxidase-like oxidoreductase, which produces MKKIVSPINSRPDRLPPGQHWTNKLHVLGISDPPDTDLSHYRLRIFGEVEEEIVLTWEDILDLEKVNLIADFHCVTRWSCPDVSWTGFQSLEIKKLVKIKDTAKAVMIHSLDGYTTNIPLEYFFDEDVIFAYRLFDKPLPADHGFPLRLVVPKLYAWKSAKHVSGIEFLSENRPGFWEQRGYHILGDPWKEQRYSV
- a CDS encoding M20 family metallopeptidase, whose protein sequence is MERTEILSLKTLEAVKEELFNLISIPSHREFSKILEYLEKRLDYIQFEKQPVKDKDYNLISIDPSRPVLINTHVDTVPPIRMKNPFKPVEIDGKIYGRGAADTKGLIASLIVALDLFRDRYPDREIPVSLAFTVDEEQNSALGSEVLVNNLEGIDYAVVLEPTYGKICVKQMGTVEFKLKVKSDSYHASEFERADNPVKKVFSAIKRIESRLGREVNILSFRSGWEHYATPDEAEVLAEIKVYEGEKADQLEKLIKGTVEKELDVNYKGIDKEDFISFPEGFIFRKLCQAYRAVIGKEPQTGVMPSWTDAANFKKAGIECVIFGFGSLADCHTEREYITVEELKSNTAVLYSLLTILSQSR
- a CDS encoding GNAT family N-acetyltransferase; the protein is MEKKGNFQEKDKVKLKNYSDSYKKELINALFEAYLDLPEYGEPSYKSAKRYINWLKNHSTLFKVAFYNGEIAGFVVADANWKDLYGRDVGEIHELAVRKKFWGKGIGKTLLEEALKHLKEKGKKEIGLWVGRKNRKAIEFYKKYGFKIEESYRDWLRMVRRE